CTCACATGGGTGTGCCAACGGCTGCATGATACTAATGGAGTTTTACCTATTTAGTTCACTCTCGGGAATAAAGTTTCCCCTTACTTGACTCTCACAGTAAATTAACTGACCAAGAGTAACAAAATGTTAAAGTGGAGCGTGGTCATTCTGCGTCACACCAACTTCTGAACGAGTAGCTGTTCCGAAGACATACTACGCTACTAGTATTTTAAATACCTATAATAAGTAATTGGGGCAAAAGGAGACATAACGATTCTCATTTCACTTATGGGATCTCTAAAGTATTGAGACTTTGTAGGCGTTAAGCCCTATAATCTACTGGGGCACGTTCTCATCGACTGATACAAGTAGGGTAATACCAGTCAACTAATTAGCAAAGGAACACCAAGAAGTCAAAGCCAAAGGCGTTGCAGTCTCTCTCGTCTAATCTGCTTGCACACTGAACAAACAAGTTCCGGCCCACTGAAAACTGGGCAATTATGACGATTGCCACCCATTTATTGATCGATTTTCAGGCGGGTCGTCGTGCAGTTCCCGCTGGGAAAATCGGATCCCGTCTGGAAATAAAGGGCACCGTCTGAGCATGTTATGAAGATGTTGGATCCGTTGGAGGTGATTGTATTGTTTGAGCCATTGAAACCCCAGTCAAACTTGGTACCGACTACTTCGAACGCAAGGCTTGAATACCAGGTCACTATGACTTCTACGCAAAAACAGAGATAGTCGTGATTACTCACGGTTTGTAAGAGGTTGTGGCCGGTTTGATGTTCAAAATCAAATAAGGATCACACCCCCAGGGAACAGCCCAATAAATCAAACGACTTAGATGAAGATAGTCAGCGGCTTAGCCTGTCTGGTGTATGCGAGGAATGACATACATAGCTCCACTAGTGAGATACCACCCTCTCGTCGAGGCAGACCCAAGGATTGCAGCATCACCTTCGACGTGTAAGCGGGACCAATAATCCTATGTGACCTCATGCACTTACTGCCCTGGGCCTTCTGGAGGTAAGATCCTTTGGCCCATCCATCCAAAGCAACAATTGGAGGACCTGTAGACCTCGGCTAGGTTGGTTCAAGAGCATCAGTTCACGGTTTTAGAAAATGAGTAGAAAGGTGGAGTCAGACCTTGAGAGCACCAGTAGCAGTTGGAGCACAGCCTGTCGTTACTGGTGGTGCCACTGTGGTCGTTTGAGCCGCGACATATGATAGGAAGACAAAGGCCGGAGTCAGCAAGTGGTAAGCCTCATCTTGTTTAACAAATAGGTAGCTGATTTATCTTGTTTAACAAATAGGTAGCTGATTTTTTGAACGGGTGATAGATAGCATTTTGTGCGAGGATTCACCTTGGCTTATATGCGTGGAGTCGGATCTACTCTGCGTGGATCTGCCGGATTCTCAGGAGAAACCCCTTACAGCTTAACAGTGTCTGATGAACAAGTCTAGGGACTACAGCAATCGCATGATGCTCGGCGATGACCTTAGAAACCTGGGAAGCCGCCCAGAAAAAAAGGGATGACAGCTATAGGTTACGATCCCGATCAACCCGGCTGGTCGATCGATTAGTTGAATTTTGCACAGCCGCTCCGAGTAAACTGTGGGATTGTGTGAACTGAATACCAAAAGATAAATACCTCTATTAGAATTGTTGGTGTTGCTGCGGGTATGATCGTGGTGTTTGATGCTCAAAGAGAAGAAAAATCTAGATGTGACAATACGTCCATGTTGGAGCTAGCATATGGGCGGCGGGTGGTAGGATTCGAGATTCTCGCTACCCGCATATGGTCGGATTCTCTGATACCCTGGCGCCCCATCCCCGATAGACTATGCGTTTGGCATGAGTATCTCCATAGGAACTGTGCCAAAGAGTAAAGCCAAGCAGGTCTGAGACAAATAGAGAGTGGACTTTGTAGCATTGTTGTGTTAATAAGACATTCGCTCCCTTGAATACTGCATGTACGCACAAGATCATCTGCCAAGCCACCCGAAAGCTAAATTCCATGCGAAACTGAATGAATATTCAAAGGGATAGATGGCCGATTTTAGGTGCCTATCAAGGCTCAACGGCCGATCACCTCGAGAGCTTGCGACTGTTAGTTGAATTGATATTACCATGGTAGTACCCGATGACTTGGGgtaattgacttggggtaaTCTACTTGGATAATCGAACTTCGATTGACGAATTTCACATAAATGGTCTCAATACATTTGATCTTTATGCGTGCTATATACCGACCCTCTGACCTGTATCATCTGTATAGCTTCCGGGTCACGGGAAACAGGTACACAAAACCTGCCCTAATACTGGCCTATCTGCAGACGGGTTGTTGTACAATTCCCGCTCGGCACATCAGTCCCCGTTTGAAGATAGAGTGCGCCCCCCGAGCAAGTGACAAAAGTGTTGAATCCATCGGAAGTACTGAGTGTTACTGTTAGGCCCGTTGAAGCCCCAATTGAACGTCGTTCCGGTCTGCTGAAACGCAAGTCTGCGAATAACTCATTAAGATAATGGTCCAAGTCAGTGAAAATGCAATCTCGACTCACGGTTTGTAAGATGTTGCTGCAGGGAGGATGTTCAAGTACAGGAACAATATGCATGTACCAGAATAATTGATTAAACGACTTGAATGTGATGGTCAAATCATGTATGATAAAAAGAAAATGCACGGTGCTGTTACAGGCTTCCACTTCCGACCAACCATCCTCTCGTTGAGAAGGATCCAAGAATAGCTGCATCGCCTAGTCGGTGCGTCAGTACGGTtaaagttttttttttttttaattgGAATGAGGCAGCCTTACTATTCCGGTCTTTTTGGAGATATGACCCTGCTGCCCATCCATCGAGAGCAACAATGGAGGACCCGTGGCACGTGGCTAATCAAGGTAAGATCCAGAAGCGTTTAGTGGTATATTGCCAGCATCAAACTTTTATTCGAACCTGTAGCGCACCGCGTGGGCTGGGTGTGCAACTCGGCGAATTGGTTGTGGTTGTGGTTATGGTTGAAGTGGTTGGGTAGGAGGCAGCCCCGATGTCGGTAGTTGAGATCCGGGCAGGCACTGGCTGTAATCTGGCGCATATACGAACATTACATAATGTAATAATGAAAATGTATTTTCATATCTCACATGGGTTGATCAAGGTGCAGCTGCTTCCTGCCACGCATGTAGTGGGCCCAGTCCTGTGTATTGGTAAGCAGTTCGCCCAAATACTTCTTCAGCTTATGCTTACCAGGTCATTCCACCACATTGACCCCACACTTGAGCTTGAGCCACCCCACACCTGAACTTGGGCCAGGACGTACGGCAGCAACGCAGTTGCTGGAACTATCAAAGCGAGAAGCCTCATCGTGGATATATCGAGCGGTGGAAGAGAAACTAAAGAGAGAGCAAGCCATCAACCTGGAGAACCGGCTTATATGCACAGCCGATAAACCCACAAGCTGGACGCGTGGGTTCGTTGAATCGTCGGGGGCAAGGGCCTGGACAGGTGGAGAGGTACATCATAGGAGAACCGAGGTCGTTCCTTGCCAGCGCACGATGCTTGATGCACGAGTGCGGTTCCGAACGAGTAGGGTGAGGACATGGATCAATTGGGCGGTCGGATCAGCCCGGGAGATGGTCATCATGTTTAAACTGACAGGAGTTACTTATAAGGAAGTCATAGAAGTGTGCCAAGATTGGTGGGTGAGCTATGGCTTGCGTGGGTTGCTTACGTTCTGTGAAGGGTTTCGCTTGTACAACCAAGTCGAGACTAGAAGACTCTGGCATGACGATAAGCCCTATAGGTATAGATTTACTGGAAAGAATAACTTGATCACCCGGCTCAGAAAATGTCCTGGGGGATTACACAGATGTTCAGATTTAATCAGTGGAAAGAGGGACCGGGATGAATAACGGCGGTAGGGGTTTGTTCCAGTCATTACCCCTATTTTTAGGTGTACACCCGGCGACCACCAA
The window above is part of the Rhizoctonia solani chromosome 7, complete sequence genome. Proteins encoded here:
- a CDS encoding Fungal cellulose binding domain protein; this translates as MPESSSLDLVVQAKPFTELTPVSLNMMTISRADPTAQLIHVLTLLVRNRTRASSIALAPDDSTNPRVQLVVSLPPLDISTMRLLALIVPATALLPYVLAQVQVWGGSSSSVGSMWWNDLDWAHYMRGRKQLHLDQPILQPVPARISTTDIGAASYPTTSTITTTTTNSPSCTPSPRGALQPRATGPPLLLSMDGQQGHISKKTGIAMQLFLDPSQREDDEAYHLLTPAFVFLSYVAAQTTTVAPPVTTGCAPTATGALKPRSTGPPIVALDGWAKGSYLQKAQGSDAAILGSASTRGWYLTSGAIRLIYWAVPWGCDPYLILNIKPATTSYKPLAFEVVGTKFDWGFNGSNNTITSNGSNIFITCSDGALYFQTGSDFPSGNCTTTRLKIDQ